Within Corynebacterium timonense, the genomic segment TTCATTGATAAGCTCCGGCGAACGAGCGCCCCCGTTTCCTGAGGGACGCACGGGAGACACGGGCAGCTAGCGCCGGTATCCGCACCCGCGGCCGAGGTGCAGAAGGGACTCTTATTTCGACTTGCCGTTGTTCCGGATGAACATACCGAGCGCGATGCCCGCGATAAGCGCAACCATCGCGATGACGATGACGGTCAGCGACATAGTGTTCCCCTCCTCTCGACGATTCGACGATAAGGGCGAGAATACTAGTTTTTAGAAACAAACGCCGTAGCGAGCGGGACCGCCACCGCTCGGCGGGTGGCGCTAGACGCGCTCGAGGATCATATCGAGGGTGTCGTTCACCGCCTGAATGGACGCCTCGTCGGCGGTGCTGACACCGATGGTGACGATGACGCCGTTCTTCTCTGCGACCGTGGTGTAGACCTGCAGGGGCGCCCCGTCGCCGGACTCCGTGGTCTGGACCATCGCGTAGCCGTCGGAGGCGTCGGCCTCGAACGGGCGCTGCTCGGTAGTGACGTTTTGGGTAATGCCCGCGACCTCCACCGTCATGGCGCTGCATTGCTCCAATTGCGCCGTCGCGTTGGCCAGAGGGGCCTCCGAAATACTCTTGTCGTAGGCGATGACGTTCATGTCGTCGACAAGCGCGGTGCCGATGGTGAGCGTGTCGGGCGAGATCTTTGTCGTGTCGAAGGAGCCCTGCCCCTGCTGGGCGGCCTCGGCGCACTCGGGGGATCGACGACGATCCCGAGGTTCTCGGCCTCGGCGGCCCCGGCCTCCGTGATCTGCTTGAACACCTCGACGTCCTCGGCTGTATCCTGGTTGACCTGCTGGTCCTTATAGGTCACGCCAGCCAGTAGGGTGGCGAAGTCGTGGTCAAAGGGGGTTTCAGAGGCGGGGCTCTCCGCACCCCCGTCCTGTGCGGTGCTCTCCGCGGTGTCGGTGGTTCCCGTGCTCTCCCCGGCTGTGTCCGGCGCGGGGCTCGCCTGCTCCTCCTCAGAGCTGCAGCCGGCCACGGCCAGCAGCCCTGCCGTCGCGGCGCTTGCTCCCAGGGCCTTGAGTGTGCGGGTCATAGGTGTACCTATTCCTTTCCATCGAGGTCTCCGGTCATCTTCTGCGGTTCACGTCTGGCGGGACGACCCTCCACGCGTGATAACGCCCAAGCATAGGCACCTAAAGCAGACGCGACGAGCAGGTTTAAGCCCCCCCAGCCCGCTCGGGTTCCCCCGTGACGGCGAAAAGCCCGCGCCGGCAGCATCACTGATGCCGCCGGCGCGGGCTGCGACTGCCCAAAGTCGCTGCGGGCTCCTTACTCGCTGTGGTCGTAAAAGCCCTTGCCGTTCTCCTCGCCGTAGCGCTCCTTGTCCAAATAGTCTTCCTTGAGAGCCTTAACAAAGCGCTTCTGCCAGTCGGGGGCGTCGCCCTTTTCGATCTCGTTGGACTCGATGGCGTAGAGCGTACGCAGGCCGATCATGTCCATCGCCTCGAAGGGGCCCTTCACCATGCCGCTGGAAACCTTCCAGTCCGTGTCGATGTCCTCAATCTTGGCGTAGCCGTCGATCCACAGCTCCTCAGCTGCACGCAGCCATGGAAGCAGCAGCGAGTTGAGGATGTAGCCGCCCTTTTCCTTCTCCAGCACCGCCGGGATCATGCCGATTTCCTTGGCAAACTCCGTCAGCGTGTCCACCAAACCGTCCTTTGTGCCCTTGTGGGGCATAATTTCCGCGATGTTGCGCACCCAGATGTTGTTAGCAAAGTGGATGTGCAGGAAATCCTCCTCGCGGCCGGTGGACGGCGCGATGTCGGAGGGCAGCATGGTCGAGGAGTTGGAGGTGAGGATCGCGCTGTCCTTGGCGGCCTTGCCTGCCTTGGACCACACGTCGTCCTTAATGTCCGCATTCTCCGGCACGGCCTCGATGATGAGGTCGGCGTCGCGCACGGCCTCCTCTAGGTCCGAGGTCTGCGACAGGCGCTCGCGGGCCTCGGCGACGCCGTCCTTCGTGGCGTCCTCGACGTCGTTGACGTAACGGTCCTCGAAGGAGTCGAAGCGCTTCTTCGCGGCCTCCACGGCGTCGTCGTCGATGTCCCAGGAAATAACGTTGAAGCCCTTGTAGGCGATCTGGAACGCAATCTGGGCGCCGAGGACGCCGGCGCCCAGAACGGTCACATTCTTGATGTCAGTCATGAATCAATCTCCTTATATCGTGTCATCTGTGGTGACGTGCCCCACGGTACGCCCGTTTTGGTGATCCTTCAACGATGTGACGAGAACCCCAGCGCAGACTGCCCGCCGGGCGCGCCCGCCTGCATCCGGTACACGCCGCTTATGGCGCCCTGCCACCACACTCCGCCGGGCGTGAATGTGCCGACCATTTGCAGCGTGTCGGTCAGCGGCGTGTGGCCTATGCGGTTGCGGGAGGTGATGGCGCCCGTGGAGGCGTCGATAGTAATAGCGTCGAAGGCGAGACCGGTGAGTCCGAACATCGGGGGCCGCTCGACGGTGTAGATCGTGTTGTTCGCGGTGGACAGGCGCGGCACCGCGGCGGACGCGATGGGCTGCGACCACGAGCGGGAGCACGCGCCGTCGGCGACTTCGAACCTTTCCATGCCCCCGCTGAACGCCGCCGCGCGCGGGCTGGACGGCCCGGCGCCCTCGGGGACCGCTGGGTAGGGGTAGCCGTAGGTGCTGGCCACGATGACGGAGGTGCCCACCCCGATCGCGGAATTCTCCGTCCCGCTGCGCCCGGGGGAAAATAGCGGCGCGGAGCACACCAGCGCGCCGTCGGCGGCCGAGTAGACGAGCAGGTTCGTCTGGGCGTCGGCGTTATCGGTGATGGTCACGTACTCCCCGCCGGTGGGGCCGAAGAAGGTAGGGGTTGCCCCCGTGCCCCAGCTCAGCTGCCCCGGTTTGCGGGCGCTGCCCCGGTCGTAGGCCTGGCGCCACTCCACGCCGCCGCTCGCCGTCAGCACGTAGAGGGCGTGGGAGGTGGCCACCGCGACCCGCTCGCCGTGGGCCGAGATGGAGTTGTCAATGCGCTCGGGGCCGGTCGCGGCGGGATCGCCCAGCACGAACTGCCGCAGCGCTGGGGCGTCGTTGTTGGTTTCCCCCGCCGCGAGCACGCCGACGCGCCCGTGCGCGGTGGCTAGCCAGATGTTGCCGGCGCTGTCGGGCACGAGCCCGACCACGGAGTCCCCCGGCGCGATGAGGCTGGAGACGTTGACGCGCTCGTCGATAGCGATGGACGGCGCGCCGTCGCGGGTCCGCTTGGCTAGCTTGACCAGCTCGTTGTTGCCGGTGACGAGGACGAGGCGGTCGCGCTCGTCGAGGTAGGCGTAGACGCCGCCAAGCAGGGACCCCTTCGGGATGTCCAGGCTCGCCAGCGCGCGCCCCGTCGCCGGGTCGAGCAGCAGGGCGACGGGCGCGCGGCCGATCATCGTTGTGCACAGCGCCCACACGGCCCCGCTGGAGTCGGCGAGGATCGTCGGGCAGGCGGCGAAGGTGACGCTAAAGTCCGTGCGCAGCGGGCCGGGCGCGGGCCCGGCGAAGTGGGTGGTGTCGGAGGATTCGACGTCGCCATGCATCGTCGACACCTGTCCTTGTTCAGCTGCTAGCTCAGCCCCCTGCTCAGCGCGAGCCTCGGTGGCGTCGGCAACACAGGTCCCGGCCAGTGCGCAGGCCGTCAGCAGGGCCGAAAGTACGCGGGTAATCACCCGTTCAGCGTAGAAGCCGCGGGCCCAGCCGTCTACCATATTCATTCGCGTGAATAGAACCGATTGGAGCACCATGACCGGCCTGCCGCTCATGGCGGCGTTCGCCGTCGCCATCGCCGTTTTGATCCTCATGATCTCGGCCCTGAAGGTCCACCCCTTCCTGTCGCTTCTCGCGGTCTCGCTGGCGTTCGGCCTCGTCGGCGGCGTGCCGCTGCTCGACGCCGTGGGACCCGACGGTGAGGTCGAGACGCCGGGCATCGCCACCCTCATCGGCGAAGGCTTCGCCGAGACCTTCGCGTCGTTCGGCCTCGTCATCATTTTCGGCACGCTCATCGGCCTCCTCCTCGAGAAGACGGGGGCAGCCTTTCAGCTTGCCGACGCCCTCGTGCGCGTCATCGGCACCCGCCACCCCGTCCTGGCCATCCAACTGATGGGGTGGGTCGTCTCCATCCCGGTCTTTAGCGATTCCGGCTACGTCATCCTCAACCCGGTGCGCCGGGCGCTGGCGCAGCGTACCGGCGCCTCCCCCGTCGCCATGGCGATCGCCCTCTCGGCCGGCCTGTTCACCTCCCACGTGTTCATCCCGCCGACGCCGGGCCCGATCGCCGCGGCCGCCAACCTCGGCCTGGAGGACAGCCTGCTCCTCATCATCGGGCTGGGCACCCTCGTGTCCGCGCCGGTGCTCGCGGTGGCCTACGCCTACGCGGTCTACATCGGCGGGAAGATCACCACCGCCGAAAGCGAGGCTGTGCCCGGCGCGGATGTCGAGGCGGCGTACGAGGAGCTGCGCACCTCCTACGAGCGTCTTCCCTCGACGGCACTGTCAATCGCCCCCATCCTCGCCCCGATCGCGCTCATGGCCGCGGGCTCGATTGCCACCGCTGTGGGCTACGAGGACGGGGCCGGTGAGTTCGTGGTGTTTGTGGGGACCCCGACGATCTCGCTGGCGATCGGCGTCGCGCTGGCCTTCGGGCTGCTCGTGCAGACCCGCATGGCGGGCCGCTTCTACGGCTTCACCGAGGAGGGCCTGCGCATTGTCGGCCCCATCCTCCTCATCACCGCGGCCGGCGGCGTGCTCGGCCGGGTGATCGCGGCGACCGACGTCGTCGATTTCATCGCCGACAACGCCACGCAGTTGTCCCACCTGGGCCTGTTCTTCCCGTTCCTGGTCACCGCGATGTTCAAGACGGCGCAGGGCTCGACCACGGTGGCCATGGCGACCACCTCCAGCATCGTCGCCCCGCTGCTGCCTGTGCTCGGGCTGGAGACACCCGTGCAGGTGGGGCTCGCCGTCATGTCCATCGCGGCGGGCTCCCTCGTCGTCTCCCACGCCAACGACAGCCATTTCTGGGTGGTGGCCAACCTGTCGCGGCTCAGCGCGCAGCAGTCCTACCGCTCACAGACAGTCGTCACCGCGCTCATGGGCGCCACGGCCATGCTGACGATCTGGGTTCTCGGGCTCATCCTTGTGTAAGCCCGTGCGCCCGCCCTCCTAGACTGTCCCCCATGACCAGCTACCTCACCCCGACCACACAAGTGCGGGTGTCCGACCTGAAGGCAAAGAAACGCACCGACGGCACGGGCGAGAAGTGGGCCATGCTCACCGCCTACGACTACTCCACGGCGCGCGTGCTCTCCGAGGCCGGCATCGAGTGCCTGCTCGTCGGAGATTCCGCCGCCAACGTCGTCTTCGGCTACGACACCACCAACCAGGTCTCCCTCGACGAGATGGCCTACCTCGCCGCGGCGGTCGTGCGCGGGGCGGGCAACGCGCTCGTGGTCGTGGACCTGCCCTTCGGCACCTACGAGGCCAGCGACGCCCAATGCGTCACAAGCGCCACAGAGATCGTGCGGCGCAGCGGCGCGCACATGGTCAAGATCGAGGGCGGGGCCCGCATGGCCAGCCGCATCCGCGCGCTGAAGGACGCCGGGCTGGCGGTGTGCGCCCACGTGGGCTTCACCCCGCAGTCGGTGGACAGCCTCGGCGGCTTCAAGGTGCAGCGAGACAGAGATGCGGTGGAGGAGGACACGGACGCCGTCGTCGCCGCGGGCGCGGACATGGTCGTCTTCGAGATGGTCCCGGCCGCGCTCGCCGCCGAGATCACCCAGCGTTGCCCCATCCCCACCATCGGCATCGGGGCCGGCCCCGACACGGACGCGCAGGTTCTCGTGTGGCACGACATGGCGGACTTTCCGGCGGGAGCGCGTCGGCCGCGCTTCGTGCGCCAGTTCGGCGCCGTGGGCGAGGAGCTCGCGCAGGCCGCGGCGGCCTACAAGCAGGCCGTGGCCGAGGGCGCCTTTCCCTCCGCCGAGCACACGTTTTAAAGCGCCACGTTGTCGATCAGCCGCGTCGTGCCCACCCGCGCGGCGACAAGCATGCGCGCCGGCCCCTCGTAGCCCTCGGGCACGGCCTCGAGCTCCGGGGTGGTCAACGCGAGGTAGTCGAGGGTGAGGCCGGGGGTGGCGTCGAGAAGCGAGCGTGCCCGCACGGGGTCCTTCGTGGCCAACGCCCGCGACAGCACCCGCGCAACCTCGGCGTCCTCCGGCGACAGGTAGCGGTTGCGTGAGGACATGGCTAGGCCCGACTCCTCGCGCACGATGGGGCAGCCGTGGATGGTGACCGGCAGGTTGAGGTCGGCGACCATCTGCCGGATGAGCACGAGCTGCTGGTAGTCCTTCTCCCCGAAGAAGGCATCGCTCGCGCGCGTGAGCGAAAAAAGCTTAGCGACGACAGTCAGCACCCCGGAAAAGTGCGTCGGGCGCGACGCCCCCTCGAGGATCGTCCCGGCGGGCCCGGGATGGATGGTGGTGCGCGGCCCGTACGGGTACATCGTGGCCACGCTCGGGGCGAAGACCGCGTCGACGCCCTCCCCCTCGAGCAGCGTGACGTCCTCGTCGAGGGTGCGCGGGTAGGCATCCAAGTCCTCACCGGCGGCGAACTGCAGCGGGTTGACAAAGATGCTCACCACCACCGGCGCGCCGAGTTGCGTGGCCTGCCTCACGAGCGACAGGTGCCCCTCGTGGAGCGCCCCCATGGTGGGCACGAGGCTGATGGAGGGCGCTGCGCCGAGGGCGCTGCGCAGCTCGGAGGGCGTGTGGGTCAGTGCAGTCATGCCGGATAGGCTACCCCGCGCCGCCCGGCCAACGGTGATAAGTTACGCGTGTGACATCGCACTACTTGTGGGACCACTAGGAGGACCCCATGCCCCACCGCCGCCTCTCCCGCCGGACGTTCCTCGCCCTCGCGGGTACCTCGGTAGCCGCAAGCGTCCTCGCGCCGCGCGCTGCCGCGCAACCCCGCGCGCTCGGCACCGTACTCGACTACTCCGCGGGCGTGCCGTCAGGCCGCTCCGTCCGCGCCGCCGGCCACCTCGGCGCCGTGCGCTACGTCTCGCACCCGCGCCCGGGCGCCGACTGGATGCGCGGCAAACCACTTCGGCCCGCCGAAGCGGCAGACTTCAGGGCCAACGGGCTCGCCACCGCCTCCGTCTACCAGTTTGGCAAGGGCGCCACCGCCGACTGGCTCGCGGGCGCGGCGGGCGCCGCGACCCACGCCCCGCAGGCCATCGCGCTCCACCGCGCCGCCGGCGGCCCCACGGGCCGCCCGATCTACGTGGCCATCGACGACAACCCCAGCCGCGCACAGTACGACGCCCAGATCCGCCCCTACCTGCGCGCCTTCTCCGCTACGCTGGCCGCCGCCGGCTACCAGACCGGCGTCTACGGCAACTACAACGTCATCCACTGGTGCGTCGAGGACGGCATCGGCACCTACTTCTGGATGCACGACTGGGGCTCCGGCGGCCGCATCCACCCGCGCGCCCACCTGCACCAGCCCTCGGGGCAGACCACCGTCATCGACGGCGTGGAGTGTGACGTCAACACCGTCTTCGCGGCGGACTGGGGGCAATGGGCACCGTCCCCGACACTGTCACCGTCACCCGCCCCCGCGCCCGCCGCTCCCCTGCAGCAGGCGGTGCAGACCTCCAGCCAGCTGTCCTCGCAGCTGCCCGTCGAGCAGATGCTGCGCGCCGCGCTGGGACGGTAGCCCGTCCACGGGGCGAGAACCAGGCACGAAAAAAGGGGACCTCGCGGTCCCCTTTTTTGTGCAGGCTGCCCCCGGCCGTTAGTGGTCGACCGGCTTTTCGACGCCCACGCCCGTCAGGGAGCGGACCTCCATCTCCGCCTGGAGGTGGTCGAGGTTGTCGGGCTTGCCCACGAAGGTACCGATGATGCCGGCGAGGAAGGCCAGCGGGATCGAGACGATACCCGGGCTGGTGAGCGGGAAGACGGCCCAGTCAGCGTTGGGGAACATCGCCGTCGCCGAGCCGGAGACGGCGGGCGACAGAATGATCAGCAGCAGCGCCGAGACGAGGCCGGTGTAGATCGAGGCGACAGCGCCCGCGGTGTTGAAGCGCTTCCAGTACAGCGAGTACAGGATGGTCGGCAGGTTCGCCGAGGCGGCGATAGCGAAGGCCAGCGACACCAGGAAGGCGACGTTCTGCTGCATCGCGAGGATGCCGAGCACGATGGCGACGATGCCGATGACAACCACGGTGATGCGGGAGACGCGGACCTGCTCCGCCTCGGAGGCTTGGCCGTCGCGAAGCACGGCGTCGTAGACGTCGTGGGCGATGGACGCGGAGGCCGTGATGGCCAAGCCGGCGACGACCGCGAGCACGGTGGCGAAAGCCACCGCCGAGATGAGCGCCATGAAGATCGACCCGCCCAGCTCGAAGGCGAGAAGCGGCGCTGCCGCGTTTGCACCACCCGGCGCGTTCAGGATGCGGTCCGGCCCCACGAGGGCGGCGGCGCCGTAGCCGAGCACCAGGGTGAGCAGGTAGAAGGAGCCGATAAGGACGATTGCCCAGGTCACGGACTTGCGGGCCTCGGTCGCGGTGGGCACCGTGTAGAAGCGCATGAGCACGTGCGGCAGGCCAGCCGTACCCAGCACCAGGGACAGGCCGAGCGAGATGAAGTCAATCTGCGAGGTCAGGGTCGCGCCGTAGCGCAGGCCCGGGGCGAGGATGTCGGCGGCCTCGTAGCCCTTCTCCTGGATGTTCTGCGAACTCGCGTGCATGTCGACGGCGTCGGTAAACAGCGTGTTAAAGCCGCCCCTGACGGCGACGAACACGAGGACGGTCATGATGGCCACGCCGCCGATGAGCAGGACCGCCTTGATCATCTGCACGTAGGTGGTGCCCTTCATGCCGCCGATGAGGACGTAGGCGATCATCACGATACCGACGACGAACACGCACGCGGCCTGGGCGCCGAAGGAGTGCAGGTTAAGCAGCACGGACACGAGCGAACCCGCGCCTGCCATCTGCGCGATCAGGTAGAACAGCGAGACAAAGAGGGTGCCAAAGGCGGCCGCGACACGCACCGGCTTCTGGCGCAAGCGGAACGACAGCACGTCCGCCATGGTGAAGCGGCCGACGTTACGCAGCGGCTCGGCCACGAGGAGCAGGGCCACGAGCCACGCCACGAAGAAGCCGATGGAGTACAGGAACCCGTCGTATCCCGTCAGCGCGATCGAGCCGACGATGCCGAGGAAGGACGCCGCAGAGAGGTAATCGCCGGCGATGGCGAGGCCGTTCTGAGTGCCGGAGAAGGACGCGCCGCCGGTGTAAAAGTCGGAGGATTCCTTCGTGGTCTTGCCCGCGCGGGTGACAATGAACAGGGTGACGGCAATGAAGGCGGCGAAGATCGCGATGTTGAGGATCGGGTTGCCCACTCCCTCCGGCTCCGCTGCCTCTTGGGCCAGGTACAGGGTGTTCATCTTTTCTAGCCCTCCATCTCTTCACGGATGCGCGCCGCGCGCGGCTCAATGTTCTTGTTGGCGTACACCACGTACGCCCACGTGATAATGAACGTGGTCACGAACTGGAGGATGCCCAGCCACATGCCCACGTTGAGGCCCAAGAAGGGCTGTGCCATTGCGTCGGAGTAGAAGGTCGCCACAAGGACGTAGAAGATGTACCAGACGAAAAACGCCACTGAGACTGGGAAGGTGAACCCGCGGTACGCCTTGCGCAGCCCTTGAAACTCTGCGCTCTTCTGCATCGCCTCGAACTCGTTCGGCGACGGTTCGCGGCGGGTGGGGACTCGCGTCGATCCTTGGGACACGGCCTCATCCTTTCTGTGCTGTGCCAGCAGTGTCGCTGGGATGTCGTCGCAGCGCAGGCATGCGGCGGCATGTCGCACGCGACCGGACACGAAAAATGTAACCCAATACACAGCCACACAAGAGAGGTTTTGCCACACTACATGTCAGGCGCGCTCCCCGATACCCCCGAGATCCCCCCTCACCTGCTTAAATGAAAGGTATTATGTGTACCCCCGCGGTCCTAACGCCCCTCCTCCGGGAAGGTGCGGGGATCGCCCGACATGCGCCCGCCCTGCACAGCGTCCAGCGTGGCGACGTCCTCGTTATCGAGCCGGAGGTCCACCGCCGCGAGGTTCTCCACAAGCCGCTGCGGGTTCGCGGTCTTGGGAATCACGGAGCACCCCAGCCCCATGAGGTAGGCCAACGCAACCTGCGCCGGGGTCGCCCCATGCTTGTCCGCGACGGCAACGATCTCGGGGGCGTCGAAATTCGCGCCCCGCGCGAGCGGCGCCCACGCCTCGGTGAGGATGCCCTTTTCGCGGTGGTACGCGCGCAACTCCGGCTGCGTGAAGCCCACGTGGAGCTCCACCTGGTTGAGCGCCGGGACGACGCCGGTGGCGTCGATGATCTCGTCGAGGACCTCGGGGTAGAAGTTAGCCACGCCGACCGACTGCAGCTGCCCCAGCCCCTGCAGCCTGGCCAGTTGTTCGAACGCCTCGATGTAGAGGCCGCGCTGCGGCCACGGCCAGTGCACAAGGTAGAGGTCTATGAAGTCCAAGCCCAGGCGCTTCAGGGACTCCTGGTACGCCTCACCCGCTCGGTGCTGGTCGTCGTTCCACAGCTTCGTGGTCACGAACAGCTCCTCGCGGGTGACGTCCCCCGCGGCGATCGCATCGCGGATGGCCTTTCCTACCTCGACTTCGTTGCCGTACAGGGAGGCCGTATCAATGTGCCGGTAGCCGAGTTCGATGGCGGTGCGCACGATCGTGCCCACATCCTCCCCCACGAGCTTGTACGTTCCAGCTCCGATGAGGGGCAGGTCGTGGCCGTCGTTCAGCGTGGTAACAGGAATACGCATGACCCCCATTGTGCCACTAGACAAGGCCGCGGATCCGCGGCCTTGATCACCCTAGTTCGCGTCGAGCAGATCGATCACGAAAACGAGGGTGCGCCCGGACAGCGGGTGCCCGCCGCCTGCCGGGCCGTAGGCCTTCTCCGGCGGGATGGTCAGCTCACGGCGGCCGCCGACCTTCATGCCGGGAATGCCTTCCTGCCAGCCTTCGATCAGGCCCGCGAGAGGGAACTCCGCGGCCTCGCCGCGGTCCCAGGAGGAGTCGAACTCCTCGCCGGTCTCGTAGTCGACGCCGAGGTAGTGCACCTTGACAAAGCCGCCGGCGACGGCCTCGGCGCCCTCGCCGACCGACAGGTCCTCGATAACGAGCTCTACGGGGGCCGGTTCCTGCGGAACCTCGATGCTGGGCTTTTCCATAATGATTACTCCTTAATAAACGAAAAACCGCCGAGAATGTTCTCCCAAGTATAAGGGAAACGTCACTCTCGGCGGAACGCGCACGCGCTCGCTGGCTAGCTAGCGCTGATCACGCGGCACGAAGGAGCGCTGCGTCGCACCGGTGTAGATCTGGCGCGGGCGGTTAATCTTGGTGTTCATTTCCAGCTGCTCGCGGTAGTGGGCGATCCAACCGGGCAGGCGGCCGATGGCGAACAGGACGGTGAAGAAGTCCGTCGGGAAGCCCATGGCGCGGTAGATCAGGCCGGTGTAGAAGTCCACGTTGGGGTAGAGCTTGCGGGAGATGAAGTAGTCGTCCTTGAGGGCGATCTCTTCGAGCGACAGAGCCAGGTCGAGCAGCTCGTCGCCGCCGAGGTGCTCGAGCACCTCGTGGGCGGTCTCCTTGACGATGGCCGCGCGGGGGTCGTAGTTCTTGTACACGCGGTGGCCGAAGCCCATGAGGCGCACGCCCTTTTCCTTGTTCTTCACGCGGTTCATGAAGTCGGTGGCGTCGCCGTCGTGGTTGTTCTTGATGTCCTCGAGCATCTCCAGGACCGCCTGGTTGGCGCCGCCGTGCAGCGGGCCGGCCAGGGCGTTAATGCCGCCGGCGATGGAGACGAACA encodes:
- a CDS encoding 3-hydroxyacyl-CoA dehydrogenase — encoded protein: MTDIKNVTVLGAGVLGAQIAFQIAYKGFNVISWDIDDDAVEAAKKRFDSFEDRYVNDVEDATKDGVAEARERLSQTSDLEEAVRDADLIIEAVPENADIKDDVWSKAGKAAKDSAILTSNSSTMLPSDIAPSTGREEDFLHIHFANNIWVRNIAEIMPHKGTKDGLVDTLTEFAKEIGMIPAVLEKEKGGYILNSLLLPWLRAAEELWIDGYAKIEDIDTDWKVSSGMVKGPFEAMDMIGLRTLYAIESNEIEKGDAPDWQKRFVKALKEDYLDKERYGEENGKGFYDHSE
- a CDS encoding GntP family permease, with the translated sequence MNRTDWSTMTGLPLMAAFAVAIAVLILMISALKVHPFLSLLAVSLAFGLVGGVPLLDAVGPDGEVETPGIATLIGEGFAETFASFGLVIIFGTLIGLLLEKTGAAFQLADALVRVIGTRHPVLAIQLMGWVVSIPVFSDSGYVILNPVRRALAQRTGASPVAMAIALSAGLFTSHVFIPPTPGPIAAAANLGLEDSLLLIIGLGTLVSAPVLAVAYAYAVYIGGKITTAESEAVPGADVEAAYEELRTSYERLPSTALSIAPILAPIALMAAGSIATAVGYEDGAGEFVVFVGTPTISLAIGVALAFGLLVQTRMAGRFYGFTEEGLRIVGPILLITAAGGVLGRVIAATDVVDFIADNATQLSHLGLFFPFLVTAMFKTAQGSTTVAMATTSSIVAPLLPVLGLETPVQVGLAVMSIAAGSLVVSHANDSHFWVVANLSRLSAQQSYRSQTVVTALMGATAMLTIWVLGLILV
- the panB gene encoding 3-methyl-2-oxobutanoate hydroxymethyltransferase, whose translation is MTSYLTPTTQVRVSDLKAKKRTDGTGEKWAMLTAYDYSTARVLSEAGIECLLVGDSAANVVFGYDTTNQVSLDEMAYLAAAVVRGAGNALVVVDLPFGTYEASDAQCVTSATEIVRRSGAHMVKIEGGARMASRIRALKDAGLAVCAHVGFTPQSVDSLGGFKVQRDRDAVEEDTDAVVAAGADMVVFEMVPAALAAEITQRCPIPTIGIGAGPDTDAQVLVWHDMADFPAGARRPRFVRQFGAVGEELAQAAAAYKQAVAEGAFPSAEHTF
- the panC gene encoding pantoate--beta-alanine ligase — encoded protein: MTALTHTPSELRSALGAAPSISLVPTMGALHEGHLSLVRQATQLGAPVVVSIFVNPLQFAAGEDLDAYPRTLDEDVTLLEGEGVDAVFAPSVATMYPYGPRTTIHPGPAGTILEGASRPTHFSGVLTVVAKLFSLTRASDAFFGEKDYQQLVLIRQMVADLNLPVTIHGCPIVREESGLAMSSRNRYLSPEDAEVARVLSRALATKDPVRARSLLDATPGLTLDYLALTTPELEAVPEGYEGPARMLVAARVGTTRLIDNVAL
- a CDS encoding DUF1906 domain-containing protein; this encodes MPHRRLSRRTFLALAGTSVAASVLAPRAAAQPRALGTVLDYSAGVPSGRSVRAAGHLGAVRYVSHPRPGADWMRGKPLRPAEAADFRANGLATASVYQFGKGATADWLAGAAGAATHAPQAIALHRAAGGPTGRPIYVAIDDNPSRAQYDAQIRPYLRAFSATLAAAGYQTGVYGNYNVIHWCVEDGIGTYFWMHDWGSGGRIHPRAHLHQPSGQTTVIDGVECDVNTVFAADWGQWAPSPTLSPSPAPAPAAPLQQAVQTSSQLSSQLPVEQMLRAALGR
- a CDS encoding cation acetate symporter, which encodes MNTLYLAQEAAEPEGVGNPILNIAIFAAFIAVTLFIVTRAGKTTKESSDFYTGGASFSGTQNGLAIAGDYLSAASFLGIVGSIALTGYDGFLYSIGFFVAWLVALLLVAEPLRNVGRFTMADVLSFRLRQKPVRVAAAFGTLFVSLFYLIAQMAGAGSLVSVLLNLHSFGAQAACVFVVGIVMIAYVLIGGMKGTTYVQMIKAVLLIGGVAIMTVLVFVAVRGGFNTLFTDAVDMHASSQNIQEKGYEAADILAPGLRYGATLTSQIDFISLGLSLVLGTAGLPHVLMRFYTVPTATEARKSVTWAIVLIGSFYLLTLVLGYGAAALVGPDRILNAPGGANAAAPLLAFELGGSIFMALISAVAFATVLAVVAGLAITASASIAHDVYDAVLRDGQASEAEQVRVSRITVVVIGIVAIVLGILAMQQNVAFLVSLAFAIAASANLPTILYSLYWKRFNTAGAVASIYTGLVSALLLIILSPAVSGSATAMFPNADWAVFPLTSPGIVSIPLAFLAGIIGTFVGKPDNLDHLQAEMEVRSLTGVGVEKPVDH
- a CDS encoding DUF485 domain-containing protein — protein: MQKSAEFQGLRKAYRGFTFPVSVAFFVWYIFYVLVATFYSDAMAQPFLGLNVGMWLGILQFVTTFIITWAYVVYANKNIEPRAARIREEMEG
- a CDS encoding aldo/keto reductase → MRIPVTTLNDGHDLPLIGAGTYKLVGEDVGTIVRTAIELGYRHIDTASLYGNEVEVGKAIRDAIAAGDVTREELFVTTKLWNDDQHRAGEAYQESLKRLGLDFIDLYLVHWPWPQRGLYIEAFEQLARLQGLGQLQSVGVANFYPEVLDEIIDATGVVPALNQVELHVGFTQPELRAYHREKGILTEAWAPLARGANFDAPEIVAVADKHGATPAQVALAYLMGLGCSVIPKTANPQRLVENLAAVDLRLDNEDVATLDAVQGGRMSGDPRTFPEEGR
- a CDS encoding FKBP-type peptidyl-prolyl cis-trans isomerase, which codes for MEKPSIEVPQEPAPVELVIEDLSVGEGAEAVAGGFVKVHYLGVDYETGEEFDSSWDRGEAAEFPLAGLIEGWQEGIPGMKVGGRRELTIPPEKAYGPAGGGHPLSGRTLVFVIDLLDAN